TGAAAACTCACTAAACCTATAATTGTTTCATTTCAACTTCTCTCATTACAGAACCCACCAATTAGCATTATCCCGCTTGTTTGTCATCATTTATTGACCCAGATACCTCATATTAATGATACTCGTTGACAAATCCAAAAATGGATAACTTatctatttttcttattttcatttacagagCATTCATCGAAGGCAGAAAACTTCTTATTACCCAATTTTAATGGCATTCGTACGATAATCTCATAAATGGAAATTAATAGAGAATAATTTTACCttgtttctttatttatttacagaagCTCATCTATCAAATGTTTACAGGATCTATCAAATGAAGCAAGAGAAATGGACTTCAGCATCCACTAGAAATAACCGGAATTCACAGATACCCATCGAAACCATAAACAAACGGCTCTTATCAGGGCCACCAATAATTGATGAGGAAGAAAGAGCTTGTACGAGAGTGAAATATCAAATAACACAAACTATGatgacaaataccatccatttcgtatagctacgtagtcctacgtcacttttgcgtacaacccgattgggctgcacctttgagtttttcactccgccggtctctggttataaaTTGAGGTCTCCAagcagattttaccaacactatcacagagtgattttttttttgctgcacactgaatcaaaatgaaaatcatcattttcACCTGATGTCTAGTTCAAATTTGCGATATTCTTCTTAGTGTTTCCACGcattgtttgttgttttcttacagcaaacaaaggaaaattttgtaaacacaGCACCAACACCAATGGGGATGGAGAGGgctatagggttgctagtttcgactgcaatagTTTTTTGCGTGCATTAATGGGTATTTATAAATTGAGTttctccgtgtaaaaaaaaacatcgcaAAAACTGTCGGACTTCATCATCGCAAtaatttttcattcattttcttTTCTATCAATCATCGAATCAATCGGATTTCTATCAGTAGTTCAgtgcaagatgaatacacagctaggtgtttcaatctgcccagtttatggatgagaagaaggcgggggtgaaaaattcattttcggtgcaaaacataaacaaaccggctggctcttccatactaaaatccaagatggctgaatcgtgaatttggcagattggaacacctagtggtgtattcatcttggttcagTGATTCGGGTGATTCGTCAACCATTTACGGAGCTGGAAAGAAAAATCTTGTTTTTGTAAAGCgttttgtgcaatattttccaGCTCAACGCTGGATGGTGACTAATTTATTCTCGAAGACGAGAATCGAATGTGTCGTTCCATTTTGTCAATATCGACAGCCATACCAGAGGGCATTTGAAGTgttaattttgtattttgattCGCCTTGGATGTTGGTAAGTTGTCTCCAATGTATTTTGTGCCAACAGACTATAAATGGGGCGGGGGTGATGTGTTGAAGCGGACGGAGTAAACAAAGGATTTTTCTCACTCTTGCAGCAACTTTAACAAGCATCCCACGGTCAATCAACGAGAAATAAGCATAATTTCGCATCGTTGCATTTGAAGGTGGGCGCAAAGAGGAGAATAAAACGACGGACGGTCGTTTCGGAAGGCAGCGGACTGGACTAATTACTCTTTCGTTGGTTGGTGTGAAGGATTTGGAACATTGGTCGGTTCAGCGGAATGCCCCCGTATCGATATCCAACACAGAACTTCACGTACGTGAGTTCGTGCGTAAAATATATGATATTTTTGCTGAATTTCATATTCTGGCTGTTCGGAGGTCTGCTGATCGGAATCGGATTCTATGCCTTCGTGGATAAATGGCAGGCCACCGGATTGATCAAGCTGGAGACAGTGTACGATATAGTGCTGAATATTTCGCTGGTGATGATTATTGCCGGAGGAATTGTATTCGTAGTCAGCTTTGCAGGATGCTTGGGAGCTTTGCGGGAAAATACCTGCTTGCTTAAATTCTACTCATTGTGTTTGTTGATGTTCTTCCTGTGCGAAATGGCAGTGGCCATAGTTGGATTCGTTTTCCCCCACAAGATGAACATTGTGCTGGAGGATTCCTTCACGGATAAGATAATAACCACCTATCGGGATGATCCGGATCTGCAGAACTTTATCGACTTCGCCCAGCAGGAGTTTCACTGTTGCGGATTGAGCAATGAAGGTTATTTGGATTGGGGTAAGAATGAGTACTTCAACTGTTCATCGCCCAGCGTGGAGAAGTGTGGTGTCCCGTACAGCTGCTGCATAAATGCCACCGACATCTCGTCCGGTCTGGTTAACATAATGTGCGGCTACCACATCCAGCAGCAGTCGGTGGCCGCTGCTAGTAAAAAGATCTGGACCAGCGGTTGCATCGAGATTGTTCGCGTCTGGGCCGAGCGGAATCTCTATCTGATAGCGGGCATTGCGCTCGGGGCCGCCCTCAGTCAGCTGTTCGTAATTTATCTGGCCAAAACGCTGGAAGGTCAGATCGATTTGCAGAAAAGTCGCTGGTCGTCGTGAGCTTACGTTGGCTGGGGCGGTGGACGGGCGATTTAAGTGCGCGTGCGCAAGACGATAAATGGTAAGTTCTTGTTTCGTGCTTTATTTGGGTTTCCCTTGCGGGCGGCCAGTGGATACATAAATGTGCATTTATTGCAAAACCGCCAACAATAATAACGTTGATGGCGCACTGAAAGCCTGTGAAAACTGTTTTACTAGAGCGCGCATTCATAATGTGGTTTGTTGGTTGAGTGGGCGCTGTTGCTGATATGGATCAGTAACTGGAATGAAATTATATGTTTATGAGCTCCACCCTCGACACTGTGATTTACATAGGCGCTGGAATtacattattttgtttttgccattTTAAACGATTTTGCCCTACTTACAGTTAACACACCTTTATAGCAATGATTGTTTATTTAAAGAAATCGTTTCTGTTAACAAAATGGTCTTAATAGTTTGCTCCTTATCGTTAGCACCAGCTGCAGTTCAGAGATGTATCGCTTTAGATCAATTATCATACTTATTTAAGTTCATTTCGATAATGGAGTTAAACCTGTTAAAGTATTATGTCAATTTATGCCGAAAAAAGTTGTGATAGTCCCTTACAAGGCCAACATTGCACGAATTATGAGTTGCCATGCGGGAATTCCAGGTATGTACATTGATTATAAGCTGGGGGctgcagggactatgtccaagggattGACGATCCTTCTCAGGCCATCTGTGAGTTATAGGGCTTGCCTAAGATGTGGTTGAGTTTGACattgggctctgttaaacttctaaaaaatactgcatgtatccgcaggtaggccccaccaaagcaaccgtgtgccgctcaaagcgtacaagcccaagtcctggtttTAGATGGGATGCTAAACAGagctgacacgacggccctccgacgagacaggaggtccaataagccgcctgtaaaaccaatcattacgagcaatataagagataatacgactcgatataatcggcaaataCCTAGGCGACAAACAAAGGATCACGATttaaagcttggaacatggaactgcaagtcgctaggtttcgcaggctgTGACAGAATGAtccacgatgaattacatctccGCAACTTCCAGCGGATACCTTCTATCAAAGCTGGGAACTGACTTTATAGTGCTGGGCAAGGTGCGCCAAACTGGTGATATGGGTGGCAGTCCCCACCAAagcaaccgtgtgccgctcaaagcgtacaagcccaagtcctggtttTAGATGGGATACTAAACAGagctgacacgacggccctccgacgagacaggaggtccaataagccgcctgtaaaaccaatcattacgagcaatataagagataatacgactcgatataatcggcaaataCCTAGGCGACAAACAAAGGATCACGATttaaagcttggaacatggaactgcaagtcgctaggtttcgcaggctgTGACAGAATGAtccacgatgaattacatctccGCAACTTCCAGCGGATACCTTCTATCAAAGCTGGGAACTGACTTTATAGTGCTGGGCAAGGTGCGCCAAACTGGTGATATGGGTGGCAGTCAATCAACGCAATGATGTGCTGCAACGCATGTTCAACAAAGTTGCAACATTGTTTGACTTCCATTTATCACGTAATATgttataggggccctccttagccgtgcggtaagacgcgcggctacaaagcaagaccatgctgagggtggctgggttcgattcccggtgccggtctaggcaattttcaggttggaaattatctcgacttccctgggcataaaagtatcatcgtgttagcctcatgatatacgaatgcaaaaatggtaacttggcttagaaacctcgcagttaataacggtggaagtgcttaatgaacactaagctgcgaggcggctctgtcccagtgaagggatgtaatgccaataagaagaagaagaagaagaatgttacGTCGGGATCAGTGCAAAAGGCCGAACCACAGAAGACCGAAAATGTTCTAGCAACCACGAAAGGCTGAATAACACAAAAGGAATCATTACAAATGTTTCAATCTTCCAACCAAGAGAACTTGTAATACTAAAAAATACTCCATAAAGAAAAACTTGTCCACGTGTTTTGCAACTACTAGCAGGGATGTAATCAATCTTATTCTGTTGAGGTATTTAACGTCAGTTCAGCCTCGAAGTTCAATCTTTCTATTAAAATAAGTTGTATGACGATGTTTACAGAGTCAATATGAATcgttataggggaacggttcggcacttcatcccatagctcctatttccatccgatcgaaaacaaagcaatgaaaaggaatttggtttgttttttatttttgtggttTTTTCACCAATGAGCACGCAAGTTAGCAAAAATAAGCGaagagattggtgctgtatttctttgttttgcgatgagatgaaaatatgttcagtgagatggaaaaccctatattgcataataaatcaattttcattGCAGTGGCCGGAACAAATTATATATTCTTCTTTTGTCACTTGATCGTAACTTATGTCGAGGGGGggcgaataaaaaataaaataaaaaccgaGGAAAATGAAACAGTCTTTTTTAGCGCAGCTTGATCGTATATATTTACATTTTAACTTAGAATACTTTACTTAGTTTTTGCTTTAACGTTACGCTGCTTCGAATTTACGTTTTTCAACACTGATGCGTAACATGAGCCACAAATATTGAGTTTGTTGTGTGTCACGGACGGGTTACTTACGAGGCACTTCACGCATAAGTTTTTGAATCCTTTCAGAGACGAACATTGGAAATAATGAAGATGAATTGGATCAAAGCATTTGATTTTAGGATTTCGAAAAACGTCTGGTAAACCTTCAAGTGGAACACCGCAAATATATAAGTTTTTATCAAAAAAGCGTTCTGTTTCCATTAGTTGCTGCTTGGTCATacttatagatagtagaatctatagatgagcgaaagcatggctgagtcgatttttttgaccgtgcacacgcgcatatgacgtcacagcccttaacatttccattgaaatcgtgacgtcatgctcgtttggagacacgtttgacagttcgtttgaagacagaggatttatcttcgctcatctatatattccactatctatagtcatACTGTATTGAGAATACAATAGACGCGGAAATTTGCATTCAGTGCATGTAATTATGATGCGCGCTCTGGTGGAAGCTAATGCAAATGAAGGATGAGTCAACCTCTCTTCTTGTGTATGCATTGCCTTAATTTTACGTGGTTGACAATCGTCATTCGGTTCAGTACCATATACTTCATCGAATTCATCATATTTTTCTCCTTTGAGTTGAGGCGTCGGTAGCCAAGGGATGTTGATGGTTTGATCCATCCTCTTTGCCTTGTGAAATTTGCAATTTGTATCATTAGATTTCTTCACCTAGAAATTAAATTTGTTTAGGATTAAATGAATCGAAGTACAGATAAAGTTATACTTTACTTGGAAGGTATAGGATGTCGCTTTAACATGTTTGTCAAAGAATTCTTTAAATGATGGTACGTTCATTGCTTCAGCTTTCGAAATTTTGCTCAAATTAATCTCAGGCCATTGGTCTGTAATATTTGCTTCTATCGTATTTATCTCTGCTTCGTTTGCAGCATAAGATACGATCACCTTTTCTCCTTTGTAGCGCAGTGACTCAAATCTTGATTTAAGTAGCCTTCGGGCATCTTCTGTTCCTTCTAGGGCCAAGCGAGGATAATCGTTGTTAGGGTTTTTCTCGTGAGCCTCCCGCCATTGTTTTTTAGACATTaaatttttcacaaatttttcattttcacccAGATGATTTCTAGACAACGAAACTCCAATCAATGCTATGTTAGCTGTTGCCATGAATCGTTCTGCTGGATTAATAAACGAAAAATTTGGAGGCGTGCGCACTGCATACAAAAAATCCAAGTCGAGTTCGAAAAATATAGTAATGTAACTCAGCATAACCATGATGGAAGTCAGGTTATGATCAGGTCCTCCATCTGATCCGATAAACAACATTGGTCGATCAAGGTCATCTTCCGAATAACGAGTGAGAAGTTCAGCAACGTGTCTAAATGCAGTGGAGTGTTCGAATATAGCGTCTTTGAGAATTATGAACGGTTGTCCTGCATACCAAGCATTAGATAAATCCGTAGGAGGAATCAGTTTAATTGATATCGAAGGGGTTAGATGCTGCGGTATGTTGTCGTGATCTAAAGCGTTCAATCCTCGATTATCCAAGCCTGCTTTAAGAACTGAACGTTGTCTTCTTGTAGCGCTGACTGGAGCGCCTTCAAATCCCACCGGAATTGCTGCTTTGTCATCCAGGAAGAAAACTAGACTGGAAGTATGAAAACGACctgtaatgaaaatttcaatcatGATACAAATCGTCAAAGCAAGCGTTAAATGTCTAATAGATTAAACTTGCCATCATTTTCATGTACTGGAATTGCTTTGCCCCATAATGTTGATCGGGATGTGCTTTACGTAGTGTACGCACTTGCAATCCATATTTGATATCAAACCTACTGTAGTACCTTTCAGCGGTACGATTACGTGGGTTTCTGGGTGTAAATTGTAGACGAAAATACTCAGCTGAGGGTACGTTGTTGTTCGGACATCCTGGGTAAAGctgattcaaattttcttcGCATATGTCCATCAGATCACGCAAGGAAACGCACAGCGGTGAAATCCAGCTAGTTGTACCGTGTTGTCTTTCTTGAGCAACCGATAGATCCTTTTCGGCGATAACGATTTCAGCAGCTTTCCAGAAATTGTCAATCTTGCCTTGCCTCGAATTCAGTTGTTGGGTTTCAATATGCAAAACTTCCTCGATTTCATGACCATCACCGATTAACATTTTAAGTCCGTCCAAGTCATCTTGCTTAGAACTGCTAGGATCCTCATCATCATCTGAAATGTCAAATAGAATGCTTAAATGAAATTTCATTGTAGAACGAAATGTATTCAGGTACTCACCTTTTATTCTGTACAcccattttaaaagaaattttgatatttcgTAAAGACGAGTTCTACAATATCAGTTACTGAATATAGGTGGTATGGGAACGTTCCGGGCACCACGTTGCACCCGCGAGCCAGAGTAGAAAGTACTTTGCGATGTCGCTAGGAGAGACAGTATAGCAAAACAATTCAATCGCCGATATAGGAAATCAagaagaatgtaaaaaaaatcatataggTAGAATGATCATGTTTGGTGATCAAGTCTCGATTCCTAGTGAGTGGGTTGAGTTGGAACTAGCTTGGAATGACTTGACTTTTCAGTCAGTAAGAGTTGCTCATGTGCATTTTGATAACTTGTAACCGTTTAGGGTGGAAGTAGTTACTTTTTATATGAAGCTTCATATAAGAAGTGTGGTTTTACAGGCAATTGTTTTAGGTTAAAAATTGGAAGTTGATGTGTATAAAAATAACTTTGCCTGCGTTGCACTTATTTCCGATGATATATTTCATGTTTCAAGACATGTTTCTCAATATTGAACTTTTGAATGCAAGGATTTTGTTGTTAGTTTCAGGAACTTATAATTTTATTATAGCACGGGTCTGGTGATACGAGGAGATCAAAACTAAGTTTGTACAATATCATTATTTGTAGCATCATATAAAattcttcgttgatcatgttatttattgcagaataatctgattgccgggtagttatgaattatctcccatttcaagcctgcacggtgggcctggccgttttaatatttgtgtcacatttatgatatgctgcaaatactaatgcagacaagaaaatgctcggatatacaaccgacatttccaggatgcttttcaatactggctgtgcatgtgctaggACATAAGACATAAGAACGAAATGTATTCAGGTACCTGTAGCCAACTGGCTAAACTCCTTAACTTTTTGCACGGTCCACGATGCTATTCCGCCGAAAACTGCAGCTGCCTGTTTGCATTTATCAGCTCTTACGCGATAAAcgatatcatcttccaaatgaACAATTGTATTTGACAACTGGATTTCCGACCGTTCATTAAGATGAGGAAGTTTCCACACGAACGTAGCATTCGGCTT
The nucleotide sequence above comes from Armigeres subalbatus isolate Guangzhou_Male chromosome 3, GZ_Asu_2, whole genome shotgun sequence. Encoded proteins:
- the LOC134226913 gene encoding tetraspanin-33-like, with amino-acid sequence MPPYRYPTQNFTYVSSCVKYMIFLLNFIFWLFGGLLIGIGFYAFVDKWQATGLIKLETVYDIVLNISLVMIIAGGIVFVVSFAGCLGALRENTCLLKFYSLCLLMFFLCEMAVAIVGFVFPHKMNIVLEDSFTDKIITTYRDDPDLQNFIDFAQQEFHCCGLSNEGYLDWGKNEYFNCSSPSVEKCGVPYSCCINATDISSGLVNIMCGYHIQQQSVAAASKKIWTSGCIEIVRVWAERNLYLIAGIALGAALSQLFVIYLAKTLEGQIDLQKSRWSS
- the LOC134226912 gene encoding uncharacterized protein LOC134226912, translating into MIEIFITGRFHTSSLVFFLDDKAAIPVGFEGAPVSATRRQRSVLKAGLDNRGLNALDHDNIPQHLTPSISIKLIPPTDLSNAWYAGQPFIILKDAIFEHSTAFRHVAELLTRYSEDDLDRPMLFIGSDGGPDHNLTSIMVMLSYITIFFELDLDFLYAVRTPPNFSFINPAERFMATANIALIGVSLSRNHLGENEKFVKNLMSKKQWREAHEKNPNNDYPRLALEGTEDARRLLKSRFESLRYKGEKVIVSYAANEAEINTIEANITDQWPEINLSKISKAEAMNVPSFKEFFDKHVKATSYTFQVKKSNDTNCKFHKAKRMDQTINIPWLPTPQLKGEKYDEFDEVYGTEPNDDCQPRKIKAMHTQEERLTHPSFALASTRARIIITCTECKFPRLLYSQYSMTIDSGIYR